The following nucleotide sequence is from Oreochromis niloticus isolate F11D_XX linkage group LG9, O_niloticus_UMD_NMBU, whole genome shotgun sequence.
ACAAAGTAAAAATTGatttcaccttttttttaatgcaaaccTTAACCACACTTTGATATAGTTAATGTAACTCGTAATCTTGATTTAAAGGAGCAACACCATGACAAGAAGATTGTATTACAGCAGCGAATTGTTCACAGTTCAGCTGTGTTTTTAGCACTCGGATCAGCAACTCTGATATGAAATGGAAAATGCACTTCTAattaacatttacatgattAACATAAAACCTGATGTATGGGTTGTGTCAGTCGATTCCAAGAACAGATGAATAATCGTCTTTCCTTTCATAAAGGAGGATCAAGCAAATCTTTCACTAAAGGAGGTAATAAGGGAAGCACTGAAGCACCTTTCCTTAGACTTTGAGAACTTGGACAGTTGTTGTTATGACAGCTTCTCAGATCATTCTTGCTCAATACTCTCAGTTGGGAGAATTTCAGAGCAAAATTGACTATTCAACCACATCCATCATCCAGTGtccaggggaaaaaaatgtaccAAAAGGGTGGTGTTTAAGTTTGCTCCGTCTACCCAGAGTAACATAGATCCACTTAATGGACTTAAAAAGacaattgtaaaaaaaatatatatatatatatattccagTTGCAAAGCACTACCTACAGAAAAGttatgaaaaatatatatctgaCAATACCACAGACAACTGATTAAAATAATGTTGCCATAGAAATGTCACAAAACCCAAAATAACCTTTTCAAGTATCATAAAAGAAGTGTCTAGAAGTTATGGATATCTTTCTATAAATATGTTTTACTTTGTTCTGCGAGCTTCAAATGTTCATGAGCATGCAAACTTCATGCACAATTTATTCATAAACATGAACTCATTATACAGGCCTCATAAGCACATTATTTCTGTGCCGCTCAAGTGAAAAAGAATAATTTAAACTCGATGTACAGCGTGCTTGTGGTAAAAGGGAGCTTCTCCCCCCATTTGTGATCTCTTGCCTCTGCTCAGCAGCCTTGCATGAATAAATATGTGCATCTCCTCCTGTCGTCTTCAGTTTCTTCAAGGTTTAGCTCCTCGAAACAATGTCCTGGGCAAAGGCGGGCATGGAGGAGGctgtatgtttttttgtttttccccgcCTTCCCCGTTCCATTCTCTGAAGATTATGAACATATGATGACAGCAGCACAGCATAAtgcagaaaatagaaaaaagtagCTTAGCGCTTCTCACAGGCTTGACAGGGACACTGGAAGACAGACTGTGCTTAACAATCAAACAATACAGTGAACATACATTTTGCATTGGTTTCTGACACGAAAAGACACAAAAGTAGGGGTTAGAAATGTAGCAGGAATCCTGGAATCCTGTATTGCATCTGTGTATTGTAAAcccccattttttttaaaaatagactGGTATTTATGTAGCAGTTTTCAGCTCTTACTTACCTCTCACAGTGCTTTTACACCACAGACCACATTCATACAACATGTCACCTACTCAAATCTATACCTATAGACATTTTAGACTCACCGGTTAACCTTAAAGTATATCTTTGGGCTGTGAAAGGAAATCAGTGCACCCAGAGacaaaaaatagataaatatacAGACACAGGAAGAACATGCCAACTGCTCACAGAAAGCCCCCAGGAAGATCTGAGCCCATGAAATTCTTGCTGTGCTAACCAATGCACCACCATGCCACCGTTGATTTTTACGCATGAAGTTCAATGGGGCCCAGGATTTTGGATAATGTTTCCTGTAGCTCTGAAGTGAGTTTTTCAGAGCTGGAAAGAATAAacctgatgatgtcatcagggTGCTATTGAGCTGCATTTTGGGAGTCCAGTATTTTTGGCACTCTGGTACTCACAAATATGATTGTTATGCTGGCCTCTGGTGCTTTAAAATCCACCActtttttcactgtgtgaaagTGTAgtctaaaataaaaagaaccaCTTTAATCTGAAAACTGCAGTTACTCCAGTTAACTATAGTAGGCCTCTgaaatatacaatatacaaatGTGGGGCACATAGAAGTAGAGCAAAATTCACCGTCCACTTTGTAATCCAGGCAGGAATCATACATCTACAATCTAAAGGCTGGagcacatatacatatatatatatatatatatatatatatatatatatatatatatatatatatatacatatatatatatatatatatatgtattgagagagagagagggggagagagagagagatattcTTTTAAATGGAAATAACCCCAAAGTtaatccagcagggggcgactccctTGCTATAAAAGGACTTCCAGTTCCTTAGATGTCAGCTTTTAAATGATCCCACAGAATAAAACATGTTGTAAATCAAGGTATGATTTATGACTTGTTAGTCACAACTACTGTGACCAACAAGCAAAGAGAAACCTCAAGCGACACCCCTGCCCACCCAAAAAAATGCAGTCACAACTGCCACCTGAGGCTGGGTCTCCTTAGACTCCCATgctaaatttatttaaaatcaaaagaaatgcCTCATCAGCAATATTTAACTCCCTGCACTCACATACCTGCATGTAGAAAgagtatttatttagttatatcTTTAATTTGGAGAAGAATTCGTTCTCTTTGTTtccagttttatgttttttctcgGTTACAGTGTTATGTTGCCTAGTGACAGGAGTCCTGACTCCTTTTCCTGCTACTGTGGCAGTATAGCAACAATCTACAAGGAGTGACAATAGcttcaaaacaactgctgtttACGTGACATTTCTACCACAAGTGACTGAAAGAATCACTTCACACACCTGACAAATTCAAACTTAGTGGGAAGGTGGAGTTTTACTTTTGCTGTGTACACACCTCAACCAGGTAGTTTGGGGGGTTTGGTTATTTTCAGGCCACTTTCAGTTCACAGCAGATGAAGGGGAATCTCGGCTCCCTCCATGGTAAATGTTGGTCTTAGAAATGGGTTGTGGGAACAGTAAGGTGCTGCCTGAGGCATCTAAGAAAAGCTATGTAAGTGTGGTGCAGTCACTAGTAGCTTTCAGTAAAGGacatgaggatgatgatgagccaaaaaaacaaaagaagaagcaaaaaaGTCCATGGTTTTCTACCAGTGTTGATAATCCTCACCTAGGATCAAGCAGCAAACAGCAAATCAAACAAAGACAAGAATGGAACAAGGTTCCCAGGTATAAGGACAAGTTTGAGCCACGCGTCACAGCACGGTAAGTGTTCACAGTTTGAATAattattcaaactgtttttaaagcagCCAGTATTTTACCTGCTATGCTTGCTGGAAATTGTATTTTGTACATTCATGATATTTAAATCTGACAATCTtgtactggaaaaaaaaaaatcaagattcAATTATAACATGGTGGATGGTTGAAATTTAGGCCTCTCAAAATCCAGGAAAGTGGCAACTGATAGAATGGCTTTTATCCACTAATCTTGAGGCCAGTACACTATTTGGCAATAGCAATTTACACCCAAACATAAGTGGAAAAGCCTACATTTGCAGTGCTCATAGGAGCCTTTTAACATTCCTCTTTCTCATTCTTTCCAACCCAACATCCTGCAATAATGGTAGACAGTCATTTGAGATCCCTGGGGATTTTAATGCCGGAACACCGCCTTCCTGTACTTGTCAGATAACGGCCTAGAAACAATTAAAGGAACAAAACTGATGTCTTTTTAAGGGGAAGCATGTGTATTGCTCATCATCCCATAATTCAAAGTTTGCATAAAGTATTGCCTTGTTTATTGGCGATCTAAATCAGGATCATATGTATTGGTTTGATCGACTTTGCATGCTGTATAGCATAGTGCAAAAGATATATTCCCATACATCAGGACTGCAGCTGCAGGGAGAGACATTTAGTGCTTTGCAGCAGTGTATCATGAGATAGTTATGCTGTAATGAGTCACCATTCCCCTTCTGCCCTGTCAGGTATGACATCAAAGCCCTGATTGGTCGTGGAAGCTTCAGTCGTGTTGTGCGTGTGGAGCACAGGGCAACTCACCAGCCCTTTGCCATAAAAATGATGGAGGTAGAGGCCCCAGAGGGTCGTGAGGTGTGTGATTCTGAACTGGCAGTGCTGCAGCGGGTGAGCCATGCTAATGTCATTCAGCTGGTTGAGGTGTTCCAGTTTCCACAGCGTGTTTACATGGTATTGGAACTGGCGACAGGAGGGGAACTTTTGGACCGTGTTGTCAGCAGGGGCCACTTCACTGAGCGAGATGCTACCCAGGCCATCCAGATGATACTGGCTGCGTTGGCATACCTGCACAACCTGGGAATCACCCATAGAGACTTGAAGCCTGAGAATCTTCTGTACTACCACCCCGGAGCAGACTCCAGATTGTTGGTGACCGACTTTGGATTGTCTGCTTTTGCCAGCACACTCACAGGGTGTGAGGTTTCTGAACGCAGCAATGAGGAAACTGGAGAGTCATGGTCTTTGAGGACCACTTGTGGAACACCTGAGTACATGGCTCCTGAAGTTTTGCTGAGGAGACCTTATTCCTGTGCAGTGGACATGTGGGCTTTGGGGGTAATTGCCTACATTTTGCTGAGTGGAACCGTGCCGTTTGAGGATGACAGCCGCTCACGGCTCTACAGATCCATTGTGAGAGGAAAATATAGCTTCCGTGGAAACGTAAGTTTACTGAACTTTTTGTTGCAGATTAAAGTTCAGTTATGTTTAGTAAGTAATTTTGGATAGCAAATAGAGGTTCTGGAGGATTTAATAAACTAAATGAGAAAATTTTTCACCCTAAGCACATTCTGCTACTGCTAAAACTCTTTGACCAGAATAAAGGAAATATGAAGACAGAGTGGATTTAAGTGCCACCCACAGCAGATTCAAGAAGAATTTGTGTCTTTCTATTAAGTTTTTGGGGGTAAATGTGCCTGCTTCTTGATGTTTTTCTGCTaatcatgaaatgaaaaatacacaaaatggCAATGTTGTTAGAGAAACTATGAGCAGGAAAAATAGTCCACAGATGTAATTTGTAGGCTGAACTGAAAAACTAACCCTTTAATGACACACAAGTGGATATCAGCCATAAGGACCAGGTGAAAATGGAAAACTGTGGCATCTTAAAAATCTGTAGCCCGACTTACTTACTGATAAGTATCCAAATTTCAATATCAGGCTATTTTGTTTCTGCAAGTTAACCTAAACCAATTTATAGAAGTAGTATGTCACTTGTGTTGGTGTAGAATGTGGATGATTTAAAAGCTATagtattattaacattaatatgttTCGAAGTGCCTTAGGTCAATCCAGTATAGGTTGCTAGCACATAGCTAATATTAGCCTTTTAGCAGCTAACTAGGTAGAGTGCTAAAATAATTCCATACTGAAATCATATTTTTATAcagttaaatgtgttttctttgcattttataTTGTGAGGTGACTTTTCCCCCCACTAAGAGTGGTATTCATATGCTGAACTCTAACAACACTCAACAAAACTGTCTGTTTAAAGTGACTGTTAACATGCTGTAGCTTGTTGCTAGCATAGTGATTGCTTAGTTTAAGGAATGCAAAATTATGATCAAGTTTTATACTTCTTTTATACTTCCCAAATAGTGCTGTGGTAACTTTTATTTGTGATCTACATGTTGCACTGGTTTCTAAACACAGGCACAGTCGGTTTATTTCAATATAACATGCCTAATCTCCCAAGAGCCATTCAATTTGGAGCATGATCACAAACTGAGTGATGAGATTCAGCTGCAGGTAATTTCTTAACAGGACAGGCACAGCTTGTTAATTGCAACCAGAAAAGCATATAAATCTAGGTCATGCATGTATATGTTAAATCTAGGCCTAATGTGGCAAAGAATCATtataatgaaaacattcttcaGTAATTGACAGGCTCTAATGTGGGACTGCAAACCATGCAAATATTTTTTGACATTGGTTCTGTAGCTCTATTCTATTAAAACAACTTAGATCACTTCAAGGGAAAAAACTAACAGGAAATGCCTGATTAACAAAAGTTTATTTCTGTACTGTCAAcaccttttttttattattattttttgcacCTTTCATGGGgaatcttgtgtgtgtgtgtgtgtgtgtgtgtgtctgacaatcCATGACATATAGAGCACAGATACACAAAGTGCATGTAGTTGAATTTGTGCAGGTTGTGTTAGAGGACAACTCATGAGATTATGGTGAAAGTGCTGAGCGCTGTCCATGGTCCTGAAAATTTAACAGTTTAATTTGACtgtaataaaactttattaggGAAAACTGTGTTTGATCTCTATCTAAGGCATGATTATTTTCAAGATAGGGTTCGAAGTCCATGTCGTCATCCCTTTGTTCTCTCAGTTCTTCAGCTATTTCACTTCAAATCTGATCGTGCAGGCTGTGAAAATCCTGCACCTGCATGAGTTTTCATGCTTGATTTAAATATTCCTCTTTCTATATTTTATGCCTTGAGAAAGAAACTGCCAGGAATGCATATGCAGGAGGCTCAATTGCAAAAATCTCCAAGTTTCACCTCTTACAAGCAATCTTGCCATTGCGCTCTCTTTTTAATTACCAACAGTACTTTTGTTAGGCCAAAACCCAGTTTGTGTTGTCATAAAGCATTAAATCTTAATCTTGAAAACAGGAGTAAGCTGAAGAAAACTGTCAAGGTAACCTTGAGCATCTATTAGAAATGCGTATTTGTTCATTTTCAACTCTTTGGCCAGCTGTGGCTTCATCCAATGAAGTGAATCTGCTTCCAGCATAATcataaaaaaatgtagttttaacTAAGTCCctgattttcattttgacatcTGGTCTTCTCCCTATAGTACAATCTGGCATTATTTATGATATGCATGCTCTGAAATTATGCAAAACGTTTCTTCACATATGGTCATTACATCTACTCACCACACAATAATAATTCATACCTTAATCACTACGCTATCAGAACTACCAGAAATAGTACCATCCTTCCATCCTTGCCTGACataagtaggaaaaaaaagtcagctCAGCACATTGCAGTGCTAGTGTGGTAACAAGGTGAACCTCTCCTTGTTTTCATCTCTTCCTCTGCAATATTGCAAAGCACATGAACGAAAATGTGAAAGTTTGTTGTGATGTCTTTGAGTTTCTCGCTTGGTTTGGTTCTTTGAGAATGCTTCGAAATGGTGGGAAATGGGGTCTTGCAT
It contains:
- the LOC100694923 gene encoding serine/threonine-protein kinase H1, with the protein product MLVLEMGCGNSKVLPEASKKSYVSVVQSLVAFSKGHEDDDEPKKQKKKQKSPWFSTSVDNPHLGSSSKQQIKQRQEWNKVPRYKDKFEPRVTARYDIKALIGRGSFSRVVRVEHRATHQPFAIKMMEVEAPEGREVCDSELAVLQRVSHANVIQLVEVFQFPQRVYMVLELATGGELLDRVVSRGHFTERDATQAIQMILAALAYLHNLGITHRDLKPENLLYYHPGADSRLLVTDFGLSAFASTLTGCEVSERSNEETGESWSLRTTCGTPEYMAPEVLLRRPYSCAVDMWALGVIAYILLSGTVPFEDDSRSRLYRSIVRGKYSFRGNPWPSVSNLAKDFILRLLVLDPATRLTAEQAVRHPWVVTMASSSSMMNLHRSISQNLRQRASRSSSRCPSSTTTSSTDASSLGRLMPPETKPKQQQQGRAAGLIQPQRAIQPRARGHKEHQHHPTKALDSREG